A region from the Ptychodera flava strain L36383 chromosome 10, AS_Pfla_20210202, whole genome shotgun sequence genome encodes:
- the LOC139141616 gene encoding serine-rich adhesin for platelets-like, protein MAVQNWVVDEDLGRIRPNHDFSVKVEPSQNGGQISVQANSANFNWTAPLMATVSSAADVKIETTSTLYQSNVQSMATVAQSQPVTSVYADTRMASADPSWQPPSSGIQNSVPFTSSQQSSTVQPFLHRPGFEIPRSGPLPAVSHFLGNNVGQFQSSTGIMPNYSQSGNNFQNVPQQGSFPPICQNLGVDNTVGLTPNQTRHDVDREVKQLQDYMAYVPPKLSSSEHSANVMSLAQARVPSTSVVQNTAYQHNVHSSTVSNQQSVTTFADSHVPILNSNVQTTSAHTKVATASWEDGKQQIRQWLQAEQHSNGVQPPSHQPTSFATTGLNQGAVLPPSSIGSGQSNASMVHSINGNGSTQRNGQLIPAPICHQPPHTTVNPQWTMGTDQVDGNGICYSSASTVLPQTTNMSVTSGQWEVRDRGGEPSIVKRIKTEPEESYANNQEYQTQMFHSIQLQTSNQPMSAGSSSTTVSQYPNPGAASVREGNLNSTSSECQPHSAEFTSRPPKTNTTPSTALSNVPSSCHSLTNFHENPAVARTVSSLVSSVQTAGTAQSNVTLPQTYSFGGQGKSQTAIPAPTNKTKRKLPQNMSYISNLNLGDSANNLTIHSKDSAAVKGIPVLSIVSVGAKTVIEYKRAEVRQPHMQITTLKPGARIDNDEVPGIVMGDPQQKAATMLQDSQIINPSNTMAAPQRKRPKTVRCMLDERLTKDGTDDMSQGTGECRTDQNKNNSTSCQYCSEVFSSLAVALEHEKLHHHNVVFPATQQIQTRPDSETGSRTTNHKKSSGSQHRKLSDLIVKLKALRQGQEKKVEASRDRTSGRKKKTRKMVKQTVVREKSEVVDSFRENIPGDQIFIKQEPETQGYEDAGDRDVLERRLRGNSCQDGIESSHIDNSTIDKGMKYTECNDIVQNEKTGGRSDDLRRKNQKPRSVSNHRKIVDFFVRQGLESNSSQNLLLGSERCRDDNDEYGEKLGFKNDPSRVQSSNVDRLLSQSVSCERQVSDDKYPNFSECAGEGDKIEMNRALTVYSLHDKSISGLPIFSIVPTGDKSHERVLEFVGIHGQDFPTQSSDTDDQGRHSLQTHQPMRGDGSLSTGSLNTAPLQGSESQVFQTCTAKQQNNEHGNIKEPSGDVTDYANSLTDSGLGLTKYRSITEQMLNYYASVGEYLPSVKECLSSSTEHHPSVVPISDSHRCTSRTETQKTSEVTYSGPGMIEREGYVTAHRSDSSCQSNTASNSHMAVLGTSSDIVAPSSNDSVPSQKPDIVSTVAESAVCDYGITVHKASDASIKGIPVYSILTMDNQDKKPCFEFVGIHGQSQDDKEYDKHTGVR, encoded by the exons atggcggtcCAAAATTGGGTAGTTGATGAAGACTTGGGCAGAATTCGCCCAAACCACGACTTCTCAG TCAAAGTTGAGCCTAGTCAGAATGGTGGGCAGATCAGTGTGCAGGCAAACAGTGCAAATTTCAACTGGACGGCTCCGTTGATGGCCACAGTGAGTAGCGCTGCCGATGTGAAGATTGAAACCACTTCAACTCTGTATCAAAGCAATGTACAGAGCATGGCGACAGTGGCACAGAGTCAGCCGGTGACTTCGGTATACGCAGACACCAGAATGGCATCCGCAGATCCCTCATGGCAGCCACCTTCTAGTGGCATCCAGAACTCAGTACCGTTCACCTCTAGCCAGCAGAGCTCGACAGTCCAGCCTTTCCTACACAGGCCAGGTTTTGAAATTCCCAGATCTGGTCCCCTGCCGGCAGTTAGCCACTTTCTAGGGAACAACGTTGGACAGTTCCAATCTAGCACTGGTATTATGCCGAATTACTCTCAGTCCGGTAACAATTTCCAGAACGTGCCCCAACAGGGAAGCTTCCCACCAATATGTCAGAATCTCGGTGTTGACAATACAGTGGGACTGACTCCAAATCAGACAAGACATGATGTAGACCGTGAAGTCAAGCAATTGCAAGACTACATGGCTTACGTGCCGCCAAAGCTTAGCAGTTCAGAGCATTCTGCAAATGTGATGTCTCTCGCTCAAGCAAGAGTACCGTCAACGTCAGTTGTTCAGAATACAGCCTATCAGCACAATGTCCACAGTAGCACAGTCTCAAATCAGCAGTCTGTCACCACTTTTGCTGATAGCCACGTGCCCATCCTCAACTCAAACGTACAGACCACCAGCGCCCACACAAAGGTGGCGACGGCTTCATGGGAGGATGGTAAACAACAGATTCGACAGTGGCTGCAAGCTGAGCAGCACAGTAATGGCGTGCAGCCTCCCTCGCACCAGCCAACAAGCTTTGCTACCACTGGTTTGAATCAAGGCGCAGTTTTACCGCCCAGCAGCATAGGCAGTGGTCAGTCCAACGCATCCATGGTGCACTCCATCAATGGAAATGGAAGCACTCAGAGAAACGGCCAGCTCATCCCAGCACCCATCTGCCATCAGCCACCACACACGACAGTTAACCCACAATGGACCATGGGAACAGACCAGGTTGACGGCAATGGTATCTGCTACTCCAGTGCGTCAACGGTTCTTCCGCAAACGACAAACATGTCTGTGACCAGCGGGCAGTGGGAGGTGAGAGACCGGGGCGGGGAGCCCTCTATAGTCAAGAGAATTAAGACAGAACCTGAGGAATCATATGCAAACAACCAAGAATACCAGACTCAAATGTTTCACTCCATCCAGCTGCAAACAAGCAACCAGCCGATGTCTGCAGGTAGCTCCTCAACGACTGTATCACAGTATCCCAACCCAGGGGCTGCCAGCGTCAGGGAGGGAAATCTAAACTCAACCAGCTCAGA ATGTCAACCCCACAGCGCCGAATTCACCAGCAGACCTCCCAAGACAAACACCACACCCAGTACTGCCTTGAGTAATGTTCCGTCTTCTTGCCACAGCCTCACAAACTTTCATGAGAACCCTGCTGTAGCAAGGACTGTTAGTTCTTTAGTCAGCTCCGTGCAGACTGCTGGAACAGCGCAGTCAAACGTGACTCTACCACAAACATACAGCTTTGGTGGTCAGGGCAAGTCTCAGACTGCAATTCCTGCacccaccaacaaaaccaaaaggAAACTGCCTCAGAATATGTCCTACATTAGCAACTTAAACCTTGGTGACAGTGCAAACAATTTGACAATCCATTCCAAGGACTCGGCAGCAGTCAAAGGAATACCGGTACTGTCTATTGTATCTGTGGGAGCCAAGACTGTGATAGAGTACAAACGGGCTGAGGTGAGGCAACCCCATATGCAGATCACGACGCTGAAGCCAGGAGCCAGAATAGACAATGATGAGGTCCCTGGCATTGTGATGGGTGATCCACAACAGAAGGCTGCCACCATGCTCCAGGATTCGCAGATAATCAACCCTTCAAACACGATGGCTGCCCCACAGCGGAAGAGACCCAAAACAGTGAGATGTATGCTAGATGAAAGGTTAACTAAAGACGGTACCGATGACATGAGTCAAGGTACAGGCGAATGCAGAACAgatcagaacaaaaataattccaCTTCGTGCCAGTATTGTTCAGAGGTGTTCTCCAGCCTAGCAGTGGCTCTAGAGCATGAGAAACTGCATCACCACAATGTGGTATTTCCTGCAACTCAACAAATTCAG ACCCGACCAGATAGTGAAACTGGATCAAGAACTACCAACCACAAAAAATCTTCTGGAAGCCAACACAGGAAGCTTTCTGATCTCATCGTGAAGCTGAAAGCTTTGCGGCAGGGACAGGAGAAGAAAGTTGAAGCTTCAAGAGATAGAACCAGTGGAAGGAAAAAGAAGACACGGAAGATGGTTAAACAGACTGTTGTACGCGAAAAATCTGAAGTAGTGGATAGTTTCCGGGAAAATATTCCTGGTGATCAAATTTTTATAAAGCAGGAGCCGGAGACCCAAGGATACGAAGATGCAGGTGATAGAGATGTATTGGAACGTAGACTAAGAGGAAACTCTTGCCAAGATGGCATTGAGAGTAGTCATATAGATAACAGTACTATTGATAAAGGAATGAAGTACACGGAATGTAATGACATTGTACAAAATGAGAAAACTGGGGGACGAAGTGATGATCTGAGAAGAAAAAATCAGAAGCCGAGAAGTGTCAGTAACCATAGAAAGATTGTAGACTTCTTTGTGAGGCAAGGTCTAGAAAGCAACAGTTCTCAAAATTTGTTACTTGGTAGTGAGCGCTGTAGGGATGATAATGATGAATACGGTGAAAAGCTAGGATTTAAGAATGACCCTAGCAGAGTTCAGAGTTCAAATGTCGACAGATTGCTCAGCCAGAGTGTCAGCTGTGAACGTCAAGTTTCTGACGACAAGTACCCAAATTTTTCAGAATGTGCAGGTGAAGGAGACAAGATTGAGATGAACAGAGCTCTGACAGTTTACTCTCTACATGACAAGTCTATCAGTGGGCTCCCTATCTTTTCTATCGTCCCCACCGGTGACAAAAGCCATGAGAGGGTCTTGGAGTTTGTTGGCATCCATGGACAAGATTTTCCGACACAAAGTAGCGACACTGATGACCAGGGCAGACATTCCCTTCAGACACACCAACCAATGCGTGGGGACGGGAGTCTGTCCACAGGATCTTTGAACACTGCCCCTCTGCAGGGATCAGAAAGTCAGGTGTTCCAAACATGCACGGCAAAACAGCAAAATAATGAACACGGAAACATCAAAGAGCCCTCAGGTGACGTAACAGATTATGCAAATAGCTTAACAGACAGTGGGTTAGGATTGACAAAATATAGAAGCATCACAGAACAGATGTTGAACTATTATGCCAGTGTAGGAGAGTATTTACCCAGTGTGAAAGAATGTTTATCCAGTTCAACTGAACATCATCCTAGTGTAGTACCAATATCAGATAGTCACAGATGCACATCAAGAACAGAAACACAGAAAACGTCAGAAGTAACATACAGTGGACCAGGCATGATAGAACGTGAAGGTTATGTCACAGCACATCGATCAGACAGTAGTTGTCAGTCAAACACAGCTTCAAACAGCCACATGGCAGTACTGGGCACTTCTAGTGACATAGTGGCCCCTTCAAGCAATGACAGCGTTCCATCACAGAAACCAGACATAGTCAGCACAGTAGCAGAGTCTGCTGTCTGTGACTATGGCATCACAGTGCACAAAGCCAGCGATGCATCCATAAAGGGCATCCCTGTCTACTCCATACTGACAATGGACAACCAAGACAAGAAACCGTGCTTTGAATTTGTTGGCATACACGGACAGAGCCAGGATGACAAGGAGTATGACAAACATACAGGTGTGAGGTAG